Proteins encoded by one window of Haliotis asinina isolate JCU_RB_2024 chromosome 6, JCU_Hal_asi_v2, whole genome shotgun sequence:
- the LOC137286684 gene encoding heme transporter FLVCR2-like, whose translation MSTPILLDNMGQSSGKRPSTDPGENGSANLLPTTPTSPTTPTTPGLTDHLQPTEDHPQVYRSRWLMLALFSIYSFSSAFQWIHINIIANVILRFYNESLPEDAFQRETAIDWLSMLYMLAYIVLVIPATWVLDKKGLRICHILGSLLNAIGAWIKCASVSGDRFAVLMFAQTICACAQMWVIGIPARLAAVWFGPNEVSTATSIGVFGNQVGVAAGFLLPPEIVPNSDSLDDVGRNLSIMFYGTAAFTTLLFIAIVVVLKDAPPKPPSRAQMLAVEASKNEDYLSSLFRLLKNPGFIILTISYGINTGSYYAISTLLNAVVLYYYEGQEQNAGRIGLTIVLAGVLGSVVAGIWLDKTKTFKGTSLAIYILSMVGMVVFTFTMNLGHIWIVFLTAGSLGFFMTGYLPVGFEFAAEITFPEGEGTSSGLLNASAQFFGIIFTIGMRAMMNRFGVLAGNLTLAVALLVGSIMTAFIKADYRRQKAGKEFFAKLDNIEIEVRENNDVGNTELAHDI comes from the exons ATGAGCACACCCATTCTACTGGACAACATGG GTCAGTCTTCAGGAAAACGTCCTTCCACAGATCCAGGTGAAAATGGAAGCGCTAACCTCCTTCCCACCACCCCTACCTCCCCCACTACACCAACAACACCCGGTCTGACGGACCACCTacaaccgacagaggaccatccACAGGTGTACAGGTCCCGATGGCTGATGTTAGCGTTATTTAGTATCTACAGCTTCAGTAGCGCCTTTCAGTGGATCCACATCAACATCATCGCCAACGTCATTCTCCGCTTCTACAACGAGAGCCTCCCCGAGGACGCCTTCCAGAGGGAAACGGCCATAGACTGGTTGTCGATGTTGTACATGTTGGCGTACATTGTTCTCGTCATTCCGGCAACGTGGGTGCTAGACAAGAAGGGTCTACGCATCTGCCACATTCTTGGGTCCCTGTTGAACGCCATAGGGGCCTGGATTAAATGCGCCAGTGTGAGTGGGGACAGATTTGCGGTGCTTATGTTTGCCCAGACAATATGTGCTTGTGCTCAAATGTGGGTTATAGGAATCCCTGCACGGTTAGCCGCTGTGTGGTTCGGGCCCAATGAAGTATCTACAGCAACGTCTATAGGTGTATTTGGCAACCAG GTGGGTGTGGCAGCTGGATTCCTCCTACCTCCAGAAATAGTCCCCAACTCCGACAGTTTAGACGATGTAGGTAGAAACCTCAGTATAATGTTCTATGGGACGGCCGCCTTTACAACGCTGCTCTTCATCGCCATtgttgtag TACTGAAGGATGCGCCTCCCAAACCCCCAAGTCGGGCTCAGATGCTGGCTGTGGAAGCTTCTAAAAACGAGGACTACCTGTCATCCCTGTTCAGACTGCTCAAGAACCCGGGAttcattatccttacaatatccTACG GAATCAATACTGGGTCTTACTATGCTATATCAACGCTGCTTAATGCTGTTGTCCTATACTATTATGAG GGCCAGGAACAAAACGCTGGTCGTATTGGTCTGACTATCGTCCTGGCAGGGGTGCTGGGGTCAGTGgtggctggaatatggctggACAAGACCAAGACATTCAA GGGCACCTCACTCGCAATCTACATTCTGTCAATGGTGGGCATGGTTGTGTTCACATTCACCATGAATCTGGGTCACATCTGGATCGTATTCTTAACAGCTGGATCATTAGG TTTTTTCATGACGGGTTATCTGCCAGTGGGCTTTGAGTTTGCGGCAGAAATTACATTTCCTGAAGGCGAAGGCACCTCTTCTGGTCTTCTCAATGCATCTGCTCAG TTTTTTGGCATCATCTTTACTATCGGGATGCGTGCGATGATGAACCGTTTTGGAGTGCTTGCAGGCAACCTTACATTAGCAGTGGCTCTGTTAGTCGGCAGCATCATGACGG CATTCATCAAAGCGGACTACAGGCGACAGAAAGCCGGGAAGGAG TTTTTCGCCAAACTGGATAACATCGAGATTGAAGTTCGAGAAAACAACGATGTGGGGAACACGGAGTTAGCCCATGACATTTAG
- the LOC137286390 gene encoding allograft inflammatory factor 1-like, producing the protein MPSAKAEVVDPQGGKAYGKLLEQYEARLDETNKRFIEDNDFKDVEDLPEKLEAYKLKFMECDRDHSGDLDMMDVKYMLEKLGQAKTHLELKKMIQEVDTTKSGTINYNDFVRMMLGNKSSVLKLILMFEEKVKPIEKPVGLPPRRDISSLP; encoded by the exons GTGGAAAGGCGTATGGGAAATTATTGGAGCAGTATGAAGCCAGACTAGATGAAACCAACAAG AGATTCATCGAGGATAACGATTTTAAAGATGTGGAGGACCTGCCCGAGAAACTTGAAGCCTATAAGC TCAAATTTATGGAGTGTGATCGTGACCATTCGGGGGACCTCG ACATGATGGATGTGAAGTATATGTTGGAGAAGCTGGGGCAGGCAAAGACGCACTTGGAGCTGAAGAAGATGATCCAGGAGGTGGACACTACTAAGTCCGGCACCATCAACTACAACGACTTCGTCAGGATGATGCTTGGGAATAAGTCCTCTGTACTCAAACT TATCCTGATGTTTGAAGAGAAGGTCAAACCCATCGAAAAACCAGTCGGTCTTCCACCAAGGAGAGATATTAGTAGTCTCCCCTGA